The genomic window AACCACTCTTTAAAAATATAAGAGTCCATCCAAGAACTTTTCTGCGCATAGTAATGAACGGGTAGGTCATTCTTGTCAATGTGCTTGAAACAACGAGGATTGAGGGCCTTGTGGATAAACAGGAGAGGAAGTTTGATGGATCCACTAGCATTGGCACATGCCATAATTGTCACTCGATCTTTAGGTTTCTTGAAAGCCTTTGCCTCTTTCTCTCTTGATGTGACAAGAGTTTTGTTTGGCATCAACTTCCAATAGAGTCCTGATTCGTCACAATTAAACATCTGATGTCTAGTCAGACCCTGTTCTTCGACAAGTTTCAGGAACTTTTCTCTGAAGGGCTCCACATCCATCATGGCTGCTGAAAGTGACTCTCCCTGCAGAGATAGGCACCTCACACCATGCTGAAAGTGACGCTCCCTGCAGAGATAGGCACCTCACACCATGCCGATCTTTAAATCTCCGCAGCCATCCCGTTCCTGCTTTGAAGTCAGCAGGATTATCTGGGTAGAGTCGCGGATACAGCTGCAACGCTTTAGCAGATAGCAGAGGCCCACTAATTGGCGTCCCTATGGAATGAATACACGCTATAGACTGGTATACACCAGTTTGCACACACTTCTTCCTACCAAAAGAAAGAGTACACACGTCTCACCTTTGCATCGTTGGTGTACAAACCACAAGTAGACTGCTCTGTCTAGTTCAGGAAAGTCTGATTTTCTGACGACTCGCGGTTTTTTTGTGCAATCTCCATCGTCAATTTCCGTTTGAAACTCTTCCAGCTTAGCCTTAGATTTTACTATGTCGGACACAGTAGATTTGCCGATCCCGAACTTGATGGCTATGGAACTCATACCTGACCTTCAAAATGGCGACATCAACATATGTACACCGCTGGTCTTCAGTAGACCGTCTAACCTTGTTCGAAAAGCTTGCATAATTGCAGCTTATCAGCTATAGACAGTACCACACGCTTCCTCTTCGGCTTCCTTTTAGTCGTTGGAGTAGTCGGAGTGTCCATGTCGGTCCCTCACGATCACGTGATATGGTCACGTGCTACGATCACGTGATAACTTTAGGTGTTCGGATAACCGGCATGCTCGGATAAGTGGTGTTCGGATAAGTGGCGTTCTACTGTACTTCCATTTCGCCGCCATCACGTTTACAACGCCTTCTCTGGCCAGTTGTTTGATTGCTCTGTTTGCAAAAtccttgttgttgtttgcagctTATAGCTTGACTTGCGCCCATAACAGTTCTATCGTGTTAAGTTCACAATGGCCTACCGGAAGTTTTAGGACATCATGACCTGCATCATTGGCGATAATGTCAGTGAAGTATTTCGTTTGTGGGTTTGTTGCCTTTAGCAGCATGAACAGCTCAGATTTCAGGCGTTGCTTATCGTAGCTGATACTGTGCTTGTGCAGGTACGGCATTATATCATTTTTCATGCCACTCTTTTTGGGCACTTTCTAAAGAAcaacataatttttttatttctatattgAATTTTTGGCATATTCATCTTTAGCGGTGTCCTCGTGATGGTCTCTGCTGTGTTCCTCGGCACCCCTTGTAGCTCCTGTGTTCTTCGGTGGCCTTCTCGTTGCATTGTTGCCGTTGTCTTCGGAATGCCGACCGCTCTCGGAGGTTGCTTGACTTACTGGGGAGACTCGATCTCACAACTCCCCGACTTGCTAGCCGAATGTTATGACCACTAGTCTATGACTGCTAATACTTGCATGTATGTCAAGCTGTACTACCCTATCTAAAAAATGCGCGAACCAGTCGCGCATAACACAAAAAACTCCCAAAATTTTCCAATGACACAGCAAACGATTCAACTATATACAGGAGATCGCGAAGGCAAGACCAGCTCGCCTACGCTACGACCGGTGGCTAGACCTGAGCAAATCAACAAGATAACGTTTAGAGGAGTTTTTGTAATAGTATTAACAAAAAGGAGACGCACATAAATATACGTAAGCAAACCTGGGCGACGCGAGACAGGAAAGTAATAAATACGTCTCCTTCATCTCCGTACCGACGTCTCCACACGAATTCGACTAGTTACGATTGTAGATGGTGATGGTGTACCCCGTTACGAGGCAGAGATCGCTTCACCTAGAAACTATTTCTGCACTATCGCAACTTTAGTAAACAGAATCATACATAATTGCATCCAAATGTTCTCAATGGTGTTTGTGGGAGAACCTGTCTCGGATTCAACAAAATGCAGAGAATAGTTGACCGACAGATGGCGATAGCCTTTATCGACCAGACAATCATAGGCCTTCCAACAATCGCTAATGATGGTGGTTCCTATATGTAAAATGTCATCTTACAGTTTAGAAATAACTAGGTTAACCTATAGTATAGATATTTGTACCAGGAAGGATAATTTCACGTTCTGTAACGAGGCATGATGATTGTATTCTTTGGATTACTCAAATGGTAGGAATTGGTATGACACAGACAGTTCGATTACCGTTTTGTCAAGTAAGTCCTATGGATATTGAACTATCCAAGGTCTATGACCAATCAATCTATATACGTGTTGAAGGCGGCTAATTATAGTCTTACGTACCTTACGTATAATCGTACTTCCTTGTCAAAAACTTCTCGTTTACTTATTGAAGAAAGTTCTCAGCGAGATCTTTGGCATTGCTGGGTATTTTCTGTCCCTGCTTCTACAACAAAAGCTGTGACGTGATAGAAACCTGTTTAGCCAACCGTTAGAAGCTTTAAATTCGACCGTTGCATTTTCTGGAAAGAGTTCACCATACACCTGTTTGGCATATCTTTTGATACTGCCTTCCTTGATCGTGACGCTTATCTTTCTAAGATCTTTCATCCAACTGACGACTCTTTCTTCCAAACATGGAAACTTTCCCCCGTTCTTTTCGCGAATCATCCGTACTTGGCACGTGTCTCCTCTTCCGCACTGCTATTTTCCGCTCCCGTTTGGTCTCTTGCAGTGACTCTCGGTCCCTTACCCAATCCTGGACATATTGTCTGGAGACTCCGCATTCCTTGGCTGTAGATGTGCTGTAGGCAAACAGAATTCCGTCAATCAAGTCACCAGAACTGCCTCACGTAAATTTTGGTTAAACTAGCATATATCGCATCCAGCAAATTGCTGGGTAATAcgatacatagatacatatcTAAGTAAATAGTTACGTGTATCATCTGGGTTTGCATCAAAGTTGCCAGTCTCAGATGATGGTGCACCTTTTTCCTTTAGCTAGTCATCTTTCTAGCAGTGTCGAGGTATTTTGCAAATAGACAGTATCTTTAGCAACAAAACAATCATGGCTGTTACTGGCAACATTGGAGGATTTGTTGTCAGGACAGGCAGTCCATCTGATGCTTAGAGATTCTCTTAGTAGTTCTTCTGCTTTAGCATGACCGCCTTTCTTTACTAGACAACCGCCCAACACCTAAAGCTGtcaaaaatataataatatctAACATGTCACACTGCACAACACTTGCACACAATACTGTTTGTTTCTCAATTTTGTAAACAAGTACAACAAGCAATTCATTAGttttacacacatgcacacaaatgaacacatCTTGTAacttaaatattaaaatttcaTACGTACAGGTGTGTATATATGACGAGACATACTAAAAATAGTCATCCCAACAAATGACAAGTGAGATACAAGTGACATTTTCATTGTTCTTCTAGTTCGAATACATGTACACGTTTACAAACATGTCATTCGAGAGCATGTGAGtaggtggagtcagatctttgaatattaacttaattgacCCCCCGGTTCATAGATACAGCATGCTTCCGGAAAGAGACTCTTCAGAAATTACCAACAAAGAATACCGCTAGTAAATGACATCCACGAGACtaattgtgttaattactGTTGTCATTCTCGTCCTCTCCTAGGATTATCTTGCCTGTGTGAAATGTCCCCTTACCTACTTCCATAATTAATGTTTCTACCGCTTGTTAGTCTGACGTTCTGTAGTAGTTATCCACTTTCTAGATGACTTGGTCGACACACTACCATTTCGACGCCGTCACGTTTACAACGCCTTCTCTGGCCAGTTATTTGATTGCTCTGGTTGCAAAGTCTTTGTTCTTGTCTACAGCTTCTACTTTGACTTGCGCCCATACCAGTTCTATTGGGTTAAGTTCATAATGGCCTACCGGAAGTTTTAGGACATCATGACCTGCATCATTGGCGATAATGTCAGTGAGGTATTTTGTTTGTGGGTTTGTTGCCTTTAGCAGCATGAACAACTCAGATTTTAGGCGTGCTTATCGTAGCTGATACTGTGCTTGTGCAGGTACCCCATTATATCATTTTTCATGCCACTCTTTGTGGGCACTTTCTAAAGAACAacataattttttatttctatattgAATTTTTGGCATATTCATCTTTAGCGGTGTCCTCGTGATGGTCTCTGCTGTGTTCCTCGGCACCCCTTGTGGCTCCTGTGTTCTTCGGTGGCCTTCTCGTTGCATTGTTGCCGTTGTCTTCGGAATGCCGACCGCTCTCGGAGGTTGCTTGACTTACTGGGGAGACTCGATCTCACAACTCCCCGACTTGCTAGCCGGAATGTCTTGACCACTAGTCTATGACTGCTAATACT from Corticium candelabrum chromosome 12, ooCorCand1.1, whole genome shotgun sequence includes these protein-coding regions:
- the LOC134188038 gene encoding jerky protein homolog-like; translated protein: MSSIAIKFGIGKSTVSDIVKSKAKLEEFQTEIDDGDCTKKPRVVRKSDFPELDRAVYLWFVHQRCKGTPISGPLLSAKALQLYPRLYPDNPADFKAGTGWLRRFKDRHGVRCLSLQGESLSAAMMDVEPFREKFLKLVEEQGLTRHQMFNCDESGLYWKLMPNKTLVTSREKEAKAFKKPKDRVTIMACANASGSIKLPLLFIHKALNPRCFKHIDKNDLPVHYYAQKSSWMDSYIFKEWFLNRFVPLCRNALREKGLPERALLVLDNSPAHPDIVSNIYRWIDNMSLLATQHYIRYPTHGSGCS